A genomic segment from Limisphaera ngatamarikiensis encodes:
- a CDS encoding Eco57I restriction-modification methylase domain-containing protein, which translates to MSVFPSIRIEGGLLGPDILEQLLAGDLPGQKPRDFGLDGKRGLTDEIAAVFADARAQWEVFQRRLERLPADDPATSVTRDAWMIPFLSLLGYELRYNPRAYEVDGLTFAISHRAGEAEDAPPVHIVGARQELGRLAPTGRPRLAPHSLLQEFLNRSEQLWGIVTNGLILRLLRDCTYVRRQAYVEFDLQRIFEEQRFNDFAVLYRLLHRSRLPRSVADAKDCLLERYHQHALEQGGRVREHLRDGVEACIKRLGNGFLAHPANQALRQRVMVANGEWRMANGEWRMANGEWRAASGEPRPLSPGEFYHQLLRLVYRLLFLLVSEDRGLISTKALYREHYGVARLRRLVDRRSAYTEHDDIWCSLRVLWKVLSDEKCAALLGAPPLNGELFEPLDLDDYTITNRDFLEAFWHLAYYRESPSAPPRRVNYAALDVEELGSVYESLLDYHPQILANGEWRIANGEGEGASGEWGVANGEGEGASGEWRVASGVRFDLVFGSERKSTGSYYTPPELVAELVRSALDPVIAERLAEARRMANGEQRMANGGWRMANGEWRMANGEWRMVPKAIQMRFTHEVFPRLSRPGSLETGHGHCAGSLPAHAGLPTGRALRPDQPDATGSGLDSGEHRRGLGAPLHSGVHSVPPSGQREPDRIGDTAHPQLGNPPVSARSGSADPRQSPGDRQATEQLGTQPPTEEELALAWSRTPFAIRYSLFAEHALLSLRILDPACGSGHFLLAAARRLGKELARIRTGEDEPAPERVREATRDVVAHCIYGVDKNPLAVELCRVALWLEAHCEGKPLTFLDHRIRCGDSLVGVFDLAVLETGIPDEAFEPVSADEKAVATLLKKRNREERRDLQQGQLRLGLHPRAALPALAQQHAALDAIADDSPAHVRNKKELFERQRSDREHRRLQEACNLWTAAFFQRVASGERRAEGQGKRVASSEQRVEGEGMRMANGEWRMANSERMANSEWRMESAITTQTVVDRLAGRQNPQAQAKADVLAAAHRFFHWPLEFPEVFVANSEWRMANGEANSESRMANGGQDPFATRHSQLAGFDVVLGNPPWERIKLQEQEFFAARDAQVADAPTAAQRKRLIEGLRQHKPDLWQAYRQALHAAESVSRFLRGSGQYPLTGRGDINTYSVFAERMRRLLRAGGRAGVIVPTGIATDDTNKFFFADLVERGELVSLFDFENRQAIFPAVHRSYKFCLLTLRRAGDHAPPSSPPFAIRHSPLMIHSPFAEFAFFCHEARDLADPERRFTLTPDDFRLLNPNTRTAPIFRSRRDAELTKHIYRRVPVLVDEGRAGAGNPWGLRDRIRRFFDMNKTEVLALCCRAQPGLPQPAGSCAMYEAKMIHQFDHRFGDYAMQPHGSKDTHLPDVPLERLADPDYRVLPRYWVPEAEVEARLRAKGWDRGWLLGWRDIARSTDERTVIAAVIPRVGTDFTIRIAMPQAVPTAFALLAMLNSFLFDYVSRNKLGGTHLSDFIVEQLPVLPPETFDRPLPFAWQSDHSPFAIRHSPLTIRHSPPTIGDFIRPRVLELTYTAWDLAPFARDLGYDGPPFRYDPERRARLRAELDALFFLLYLGTPEEWEREATPELKALFPTPRHAVEYILDQFPIVRRKDQERYGEYRTKRLVLEAWEKLVSGK; encoded by the coding sequence ATGAGCGTCTTTCCGTCCATACGCATCGAAGGCGGCCTGCTCGGGCCGGATATTCTGGAACAGCTCCTGGCGGGCGATCTTCCGGGCCAAAAGCCGCGGGATTTCGGGCTCGACGGCAAGCGAGGCCTTACCGATGAAATTGCGGCTGTCTTCGCGGATGCGCGCGCCCAGTGGGAGGTGTTCCAGCGACGGCTGGAGCGGCTGCCCGCCGATGATCCGGCGACATCGGTCACGCGCGATGCCTGGATGATTCCGTTCCTCAGCCTGCTCGGTTACGAGCTTCGGTACAACCCGCGGGCCTACGAGGTGGACGGCCTCACCTTCGCCATCTCCCATCGCGCAGGTGAAGCGGAGGACGCGCCGCCCGTGCACATCGTCGGCGCACGGCAGGAGCTGGGCCGTCTGGCACCCACCGGGCGGCCGCGGCTGGCCCCTCACTCCCTCCTGCAGGAATTCCTGAACCGCAGCGAACAGCTCTGGGGTATCGTCACCAACGGCCTCATTCTGCGTCTGCTCCGCGACTGCACCTACGTGCGCCGCCAGGCCTACGTGGAGTTCGACCTGCAGCGGATTTTCGAGGAGCAGCGGTTCAACGACTTTGCCGTGCTCTACCGCCTGCTCCACAGAAGCCGCCTGCCACGCTCCGTGGCGGACGCGAAGGATTGCCTGCTCGAGCGGTATCACCAGCACGCTCTGGAGCAGGGCGGTCGGGTGCGGGAGCACCTGCGCGACGGCGTTGAGGCGTGCATCAAGCGCCTGGGGAACGGCTTCCTCGCGCACCCTGCCAACCAGGCGCTGAGGCAGCGGGTGATGGTGGCGAATGGCGAATGGCGAATGGCGAATGGCGAGTGGCGAATGGCGAATGGCGAATGGCGAGCGGCGAGCGGGGAGCCGCGGCCATTGTCGCCGGGGGAGTTCTACCACCAACTGCTGCGCCTGGTGTACCGGCTCCTTTTTCTCCTGGTCTCCGAGGATCGCGGGCTGATCAGCACCAAGGCGCTCTACCGCGAACACTACGGCGTCGCCCGGCTGCGGCGGCTGGTCGATCGGCGCAGCGCCTACACCGAGCACGACGATATCTGGTGCAGCCTGAGGGTGCTCTGGAAGGTGCTTTCCGACGAGAAATGCGCTGCGCTCTTGGGTGCACCACCGCTCAACGGCGAACTGTTCGAGCCGTTGGACCTGGACGACTACACGATCACCAACCGCGACTTCCTCGAGGCGTTCTGGCACCTCGCGTATTACCGCGAATCGCCCTCCGCGCCGCCGCGCCGGGTCAATTACGCCGCCCTTGACGTGGAAGAACTCGGCTCGGTTTACGAGAGCCTGCTCGACTATCACCCGCAGATTTTGGCGAATGGCGAATGGCGAATAGCGAATGGCGAAGGGGAAGGGGCGAGTGGCGAATGGGGAGTGGCGAATGGCGAAGGGGAAGGGGCGAGTGGCGAATGGCGAGTGGCGAGTGGCGTCAGGTTCGACCTGGTCTTCGGCTCGGAGCGCAAGAGCACCGGTTCCTACTACACGCCACCGGAACTCGTCGCGGAACTCGTCCGATCCGCCCTGGACCCGGTGATTGCCGAACGGCTCGCAGAAGCCAGGCGAATGGCGAATGGGGAGCAGCGAATGGCGAATGGTGGATGGCGAATGGCGAATGGTGAATGGCGAATGGCGAATGGCGAGTGGCGAATGGTTCCAAAGGCGATCCAAATGAGGTTCACCCATGAAGTCTTTCCAAGATTATCGCGACCTGGAAGTTTGGAAACTGGCCATGGCCATTGCGCAGGAAGTCTACCGGCTCACGCAGGACTTCCCACGGGACGAGCTCTACGGCCTGACCAGCCAGATGCGACGGGCAGCGGTCTCGATTCCGGCGAACATCGCCGAGGGTTGGGGGCGCCGCTACACAGCGGAGTTCATTCAGTTCCTCCGTCAGGCCAACGGGAGCCGGACAGAATTGGAGACACTGCTCATCCTCAGCTCGGAAATCCACCTGTGTCCGCCCGAAGCGGCTCAGCCGATCCTCGACAATCTCCAGGTGATCGGCAAGCAACTGAACAGCTTGGAACGCAGCCTCCAACGGAAGAAGAACTCGCCCTAGCCTGGTCCCGCACCCCATTCGCCATTCGCTATTCGCTATTCGCCGAGCACGCCCTCCTCTCCCTCCGCATCCTCGACCCCGCCTGCGGCTCCGGCCACTTCCTCCTCGCCGCCGCCCGCCGGCTCGGCAAGGAACTGGCAAGAATCCGAACCGGTGAAGACGAACCCGCACCCGAGCGCGTGCGCGAGGCCACCCGCGACGTCGTCGCCCACTGCATCTACGGCGTGGACAAAAACCCCCTGGCGGTGGAGCTCTGCCGCGTGGCGCTCTGGCTCGAAGCCCATTGCGAAGGCAAACCGCTCACCTTCCTCGACCATCGCATCCGCTGCGGCGATTCGCTGGTGGGCGTCTTCGACCTGGCGGTGTTGGAGACCGGCATCCCCGACGAAGCCTTCGAGCCGGTGAGTGCCGACGAAAAGGCCGTGGCGACCCTCCTCAAAAAGCGCAACCGCGAAGAGCGGCGCGACCTGCAACAAGGTCAGCTGCGCCTGGGTTTGCATCCCCGGGCCGCCCTGCCGGCCCTGGCACAGCAGCACGCAGCGCTCGATGCCATCGCCGACGATTCCCCCGCCCATGTCCGAAACAAAAAGGAACTGTTTGAACGCCAGCGCAGCGACCGCGAGCATCGCCGGCTCCAGGAGGCCTGCAACCTCTGGACGGCGGCGTTTTTTCAGCGAGTGGCGAGCGGCGAGCGGCGAGCGGAAGGGCAAGGGAAGCGAGTGGCGAGCAGCGAGCAGCGAGTGGAAGGGGAGGGGATGCGAATGGCGAATGGCGAGTGGCGAATGGCGAATAGCGAGCGAATGGCGAATAGCGAATGGCGAATGGAATCGGCCATCACCACCCAAACGGTCGTGGATCGTCTGGCCGGACGGCAGAATCCCCAAGCCCAGGCAAAGGCCGATGTACTCGCCGCTGCTCATCGCTTCTTCCACTGGCCGCTGGAGTTTCCCGAAGTATTTGTGGCGAATAGCGAATGGCGAATGGCGAATGGGGAAGCGAATAGCGAATCGCGAATGGCGAATGGTGGGCAGGATCCATTCGCCACTCGCCACTCCCAACTCGCCGGCTTCGACGTGGTGCTGGGCAATCCGCCGTGGGAGCGCATCAAGCTGCAAGAGCAGGAGTTTTTTGCCGCGCGAGATGCGCAGGTGGCCGACGCCCCCACGGCCGCCCAGCGCAAACGGCTCATCGAGGGTCTCAGGCAGCACAAACCTGATCTATGGCAGGCTTATCGGCAGGCACTTCACGCTGCCGAGAGCGTGAGCCGCTTTCTGCGCGGCTCGGGCCAGTATCCGCTCACCGGCCGGGGCGACATCAACACCTATTCGGTCTTTGCCGAGCGCATGCGGCGCCTGCTTCGCGCGGGCGGGCGGGCCGGGGTCATCGTGCCCACCGGCATCGCCACCGACGACACCAACAAGTTCTTCTTCGCCGACCTCGTCGAACGGGGCGAGCTGGTGAGCCTGTTCGACTTTGAGAACCGACAGGCAATCTTCCCAGCGGTGCACCGAAGCTACAAGTTCTGCCTCCTCACCCTCCGCAGGGCAGGCGACCACGCGCCACCTTCCAGTCCACCATTCGCCATTCGCCATTCGCCCCTAATGATTCATTCGCCATTCGCCGAATTCGCCTTTTTCTGCCACGAGGCCCGCGACCTGGCCGACCCGGAGCGCCGGTTCACCCTTACGCCGGACGATTTCCGCCTGCTCAACCCCAACACCCGGACCGCGCCCATCTTCCGCAGCCGGCGGGACGCGGAGCTCACCAAGCACATCTACCGGCGGGTGCCGGTGCTCGTGGACGAGGGCCGGGCCGGTGCGGGAAACCCGTGGGGCCTACGCGATCGAATTAGACGATTCTTCGACATGAACAAAACAGAGGTTCTCGCGCTTTGCTGCCGGGCCCAACCCGGATTACCGCAACCTGCTGGTTCGTGCGCAATGTACGAAGCGAAGATGATCCACCAGTTCGACCACCGCTTCGGCGACTACGCCATGCAGCCGCACGGCTCGAAGGACACGCACCTGCCCGACGTGCCCCTTGAACGACTTGCCGACCCGGACTACCGTGTGCTTCCCCGTTACTGGGTGCCCGAGGCCGAGGTGGAAGCGCGCCTGCGCGCCAAAGGCTGGGACCGCGGCTGGCTCCTCGGCTGGCGGGACATAGCTCGATCCACGGACGAGCGCACCGTCATCGCCGCCGTCATCCCGCGGGTGGGGACCGACTTCACTATCCGCATTGCCATGCCGCAGGCTGTACCTACAGCATTCGCATTGCTCGCCATGCTTAACAGTTTTCTATTCGACTACGTTTCCCGGAACAAACTCGGCGGCACGCACCTTTCTGACTTCATCGTGGAGCAGCTCCCCGTCCTGCCGCCCGAGACCTTCGACCGTCCGCTGCCCTTCGCTTGGCAATCCGACCATTCGCCATTCGCCATTCGCCATTCGCCACTGACCATTCGCCATTCGCCTCCCACCATCGGCGACTTCATCCGCCCGCGGGTGCTGGAGCTGACCTACACCGCCTGGGACCTGGCGCCCTTCGCCCGCGACCTTGGCTACGATGGCCCGCCCTTCCGCTACGACCCGGAGCGCCGCGCCCGGCTGCGGGCCGAGCTGGACGCGCTCTTCTTCTTGCTCTATCTGGGCACGCCGGAGGAGTGGGAGCGAGAAGCGACGCCCGAGCTCAAGGCGCTGTTCCCCACGCCGCGCCACGCGGTGGAATACATCCTCGACCAGTTCCCCATCGTCCGCCGCAAGGACCAAGAGCGCTACGGCGAATACCGCACTAAGCGCCTGGTCCTAGAGGCATGGGAGAAGCTCGTGAGCGGCAAATGA
- the cmr1 gene encoding type III-B CRISPR module RAMP protein Cmr1 encodes MSDKDSKTWTLRALTDIWTGDADGKPDRLITTGLLGSIRWWFEVLVRGLGGRACDPTSDVRCPDSHVKDPTKPGHHCVVCELFGCTGWARKFRFEVLDKSGLTRISQIKKDDIFQLRFTELRPIQPEEWALLDLTLRLIADYGAIGGKMTAKNTDCGLIRLEQDDLVQAQSRRAQLEHYVHSSHWRRLKDHGFVWASLSNLWFVAGRFLNAGQFDAVLTIDEWVKGRRGVSKKVLSFKEPEERRRTFGFVKPGTVEFDAIKKRLQEKAWSGLEAEFRRGEQILEELLRAAGVES; translated from the coding sequence ATGAGCGATAAAGACTCCAAAACCTGGACGCTTCGGGCGCTTACCGACATCTGGACTGGCGACGCCGACGGCAAGCCGGATCGCCTGATCACCACCGGCCTGCTCGGGTCCATCCGCTGGTGGTTCGAGGTGCTCGTGCGGGGACTGGGCGGCCGCGCCTGTGATCCCACCAGCGACGTGCGCTGTCCCGATTCTCACGTAAAGGACCCGACCAAGCCCGGCCACCACTGTGTGGTCTGCGAACTCTTCGGCTGCACCGGTTGGGCCCGCAAGTTCCGCTTCGAAGTGCTGGACAAAAGTGGCCTGACCAGGATTTCGCAAATCAAGAAGGACGACATTTTTCAGCTTCGGTTCACCGAGCTCCGTCCGATCCAACCCGAAGAATGGGCCTTGCTAGACCTCACGCTGCGCCTCATCGCCGACTACGGCGCCATCGGCGGCAAGATGACGGCTAAGAATACCGACTGCGGCTTGATCAGGCTCGAGCAAGATGATTTGGTTCAGGCGCAAAGCCGGAGGGCACAACTAGAACACTATGTCCACAGCTCCCACTGGCGCCGCCTTAAGGATCATGGCTTCGTTTGGGCTTCCCTGAGTAATCTCTGGTTCGTCGCAGGCCGATTTCTGAATGCGGGTCAATTTGATGCCGTTTTGACAATCGACGAATGGGTGAAAGGAAGGCGAGGCGTCAGCAAGAAGGTGCTCAGCTTCAAGGAACCGGAGGAGCGCCGGAGGACGTTCGGCTTCGTCAAACCGGGGACGGTGGAGTTCGATGCGATTAAAAAGCGATTGCAGGAGAAGGCATGGAGCGGCTTAGAGGCGGAGTTTCGCAGAGGAGAACAGATTTTGGAGGAGCTCCTGCGAGCGGCAGGAGTGGAATCATGA
- a CDS encoding helicase-related protein, with protein sequence MNPGSIVRCRNREWVLLPAATDDVFVLRPLTGTPDDVVHVHRGLANHVGYTLPFERVTPAWFPMPAADDVADAASTYLLWQAARLVLREGAAPFRSLGRISIRPRTYQFVPLLMALRLNPVRLFIADDVGVGKTIEALLIARELLDRGEIRRFCVLCPPYLCEQWARELTEKFNLEPVVIRSGTVGQLERETPPGKSIYEHFPVQVASIDFVKTDRNRHQFLQFCPELVIVDEVHGAAAALGARQQERHALLRELAKKPDRHLILLTATPHSGIEDAFRSLLGLLRPEFAEWNVGQLTEPQRIELARHFVQRTRRDIEQSWEAETCFPKREAADETYELSGTYRELFERTCAFCSEIVRTGEGLEERKRRVRYWGALALLRCVMSSPAAAQAALARRDGPPGQAPASDEAPEFQSFVFESTEDRTEDEAPTPAVGAVEDVLAGEDRRKLRELARLAGRLHGTSEDTKLQRAIEVVERLVTEGYHPIVWCRYIATAEYVAQHLHQRLGEDVQVVCVTGRMGDEEREARIAEIEADRPRVLVATDCLSEGVNLQEKFTAVFHYDLPWNPNRLEQREGRVDRYGQPARTVRAIRFFGRDNPVDGVVIEVLLDKAREIHRTLGTHVPVPEESESVMQAVLEALFLRGGGRGAGQQLALNLGIPQMAELHRRWERDVERERLNRTRFAQRALKPEEVRRELEATDAVLGDPMAVREFVLTAAQRIGLPVAQDPKRAGIYRITLDPSVLATLPDVIRLSLARGSPLATRQSPKPWLISFDSPTPEGAEYLGRNHRFVAALAHFLFEEALSRRDKATVSRCGAVRTRAVQVLTTLLLLRVRYLVEQPQVRSPLLSEEVLVVGFAGARPENAQWLDTSEALRLLAGAKPDANLSKAEKQELVRRALGQIGEWRAASGEQGSGEWGEGHPLQSAIRKRIQERAKELEESHKRIRQAVSLRVRGLDVKPQFPPDLLGLLVLQPLVLP encoded by the coding sequence ATGAACCCCGGTAGCATTGTTCGGTGTCGCAACCGCGAGTGGGTGCTGCTGCCCGCAGCCACTGACGATGTCTTTGTGCTCCGGCCCCTGACCGGGACGCCGGACGACGTTGTCCATGTGCACCGGGGCCTTGCGAACCACGTCGGCTACACTCTGCCCTTCGAGCGCGTGACACCCGCCTGGTTTCCCATGCCGGCGGCCGACGACGTCGCCGACGCGGCGAGCACTTATCTCCTCTGGCAGGCGGCGCGGCTGGTGCTGCGGGAGGGAGCGGCACCGTTTCGCTCGCTCGGGCGCATCTCCATCAGGCCGCGGACCTACCAGTTCGTGCCGCTCCTCATGGCCCTGCGGCTCAATCCCGTCCGGCTCTTCATCGCCGACGATGTCGGTGTGGGCAAGACCATCGAGGCGCTGCTCATCGCGCGGGAGTTGCTGGACCGCGGCGAGATCCGGCGCTTCTGCGTGCTCTGCCCGCCGTATCTTTGCGAACAGTGGGCCCGGGAACTGACGGAAAAATTCAATCTCGAACCCGTTGTGATCCGCTCGGGCACCGTGGGCCAGCTCGAGCGCGAGACCCCGCCCGGCAAGAGTATTTACGAGCATTTCCCTGTCCAGGTGGCGAGCATCGACTTCGTGAAGACCGACCGCAACCGCCACCAGTTCCTCCAGTTTTGTCCGGAACTCGTGATTGTCGACGAGGTGCACGGCGCCGCGGCAGCCCTGGGCGCGCGCCAACAGGAACGGCACGCGCTCTTGCGCGAGCTGGCAAAGAAACCGGATCGGCACCTGATTCTGCTGACCGCCACACCGCACAGCGGCATCGAGGATGCCTTCCGATCGCTTCTCGGCCTTTTGCGCCCGGAGTTTGCCGAATGGAACGTCGGCCAGTTGACCGAGCCCCAACGCATTGAGCTCGCCCGCCATTTCGTCCAGCGCACCCGTCGCGACATCGAGCAAAGCTGGGAGGCTGAGACCTGCTTCCCGAAGCGGGAAGCCGCGGACGAGACCTACGAACTCTCGGGCACGTATCGCGAACTTTTCGAGCGCACCTGCGCGTTTTGCTCGGAAATTGTGCGCACTGGCGAGGGCCTGGAGGAGCGCAAACGCCGGGTGCGTTACTGGGGTGCGCTGGCGCTCCTGCGCTGTGTGATGTCCAGCCCGGCTGCGGCGCAGGCGGCGCTGGCCAGGCGGGATGGCCCGCCCGGCCAGGCGCCGGCGTCGGACGAAGCGCCCGAGTTCCAATCCTTCGTCTTCGAGTCGACCGAGGATCGTACCGAGGATGAGGCGCCCACCCCGGCAGTCGGAGCGGTGGAGGATGTCCTGGCCGGAGAAGACCGCCGGAAACTGAGGGAGCTGGCCCGCCTGGCCGGGCGACTGCACGGCACCAGCGAAGACACCAAACTTCAGCGCGCGATCGAGGTCGTCGAGCGCCTGGTTACAGAGGGCTACCATCCCATTGTCTGGTGCCGTTACATCGCCACCGCCGAGTACGTCGCACAGCACCTGCATCAGCGGCTTGGCGAGGACGTGCAGGTCGTCTGTGTGACCGGCCGCATGGGCGATGAAGAGCGGGAGGCCAGGATCGCGGAGATCGAAGCCGACCGCCCCCGCGTGCTCGTTGCGACCGATTGCCTCTCCGAGGGCGTCAACCTTCAGGAGAAGTTCACGGCCGTCTTCCACTACGACCTCCCCTGGAACCCCAACCGCCTCGAGCAACGCGAGGGGCGGGTGGACCGCTACGGCCAGCCCGCCCGGACGGTCAGGGCGATCCGGTTCTTCGGACGCGATAATCCGGTGGACGGCGTGGTGATCGAGGTTCTGCTGGACAAGGCGCGAGAGATCCACCGCACACTGGGCACACACGTGCCCGTGCCGGAAGAGAGCGAAAGCGTCATGCAGGCCGTGCTGGAAGCGCTTTTCCTGCGGGGCGGGGGGCGGGGAGCTGGCCAGCAGCTGGCCCTCAACCTCGGGATCCCGCAGATGGCCGAACTTCACCGCCGGTGGGAGCGGGACGTGGAGCGCGAGCGGCTCAACCGCACCCGCTTCGCCCAGCGTGCCCTCAAGCCCGAGGAAGTCCGGCGCGAACTCGAGGCCACCGATGCGGTGCTGGGCGATCCCATGGCCGTGCGCGAGTTCGTGCTCACCGCGGCTCAGCGAATCGGTCTGCCGGTGGCGCAAGACCCCAAACGGGCCGGCATCTATCGCATAACCCTCGACCCGTCGGTGCTCGCGACCCTTCCGGACGTTATCCGCCTATCCCTCGCCCGCGGCTCGCCGCTCGCCACTCGCCAGTCGCCGAAACCATGGCTCATCAGCTTCGACTCGCCCACACCCGAGGGCGCCGAATACCTCGGGCGCAATCACCGGTTTGTCGCGGCGCTCGCACATTTTCTCTTCGAAGAGGCGCTGAGCCGACGCGACAAGGCCACCGTCTCGCGCTGCGGCGCCGTGCGCACGCGGGCCGTCCAGGTGCTGACCACGCTCCTTTTGCTGCGCGTGCGTTACCTCGTCGAACAGCCGCAGGTTCGGTCGCCTTTATTGTCCGAGGAGGTGCTGGTCGTGGGCTTCGCGGGTGCCCGGCCGGAGAACGCGCAGTGGCTGGACACCAGTGAGGCGCTCCGGCTGCTGGCCGGGGCCAAACCCGACGCCAACCTCTCGAAGGCCGAGAAGCAGGAGCTGGTCCGGCGAGCGCTCGGTCAGATAGGCGAGTGGCGAGCGGCGAGCGGCGAGCAGGGGAGTGGCGAGTGGGGGGAGGGCCATCCATTGCAGAGCGCCATTCGAAAGCGCATCCAGGAGCGCGCAAAAGAGTTGGAAGAGAGCCACAAGCGGATCCGGCAGGCGGTGTCGCTGCGGGTGCGCGGGCTTGACGTGAAGCCGCAGTTTCCTCCCGATCTCCTGGGACTCCTCGTGCTGCAACCGTTGGTGCTGCCATGA
- a CDS encoding RAMP superfamily CRISPR-associated protein, with protein MTFDFYALLAELGACPTDGKPPECLVSGLLEGCTTWFAVNKIRADEYDARMKAKQNEGKKKALSRENGKHEKAKNDARRCYMERAKGAGLQLPSALDLDPWPPALLHNSWLAIAVEFELLTPWYSKDDRLFHVLDNPVRKDRVFGVPYMAAASWKGMLRWACRMQDGLRDHLESGKRFEEWNDPEWVLHLFGNEKGEEEDFHQGALGFYPTWFDKIGFEVINPHDRSRRAGTQPIYYEVVPGRRPKAGGSNADQEGGKGFLCLLYAPWPGMKAETKPEEVLHHLLEAIETMLTVYGVSAKRTVGWGTAEIKKWRAWKKETPDNNPIEADNREGLLQQIFPKSGGGS; from the coding sequence ATGACCTTCGACTTCTACGCTCTACTAGCCGAGCTCGGAGCTTGCCCAACCGACGGTAAGCCCCCGGAGTGCCTGGTCTCGGGCTTGTTGGAGGGATGCACGACCTGGTTCGCCGTAAACAAGATTCGAGCCGACGAGTACGATGCGCGCATGAAAGCTAAACAAAACGAAGGCAAAAAGAAAGCGCTGAGCCGGGAGAATGGCAAGCACGAGAAGGCCAAGAACGACGCCCGGCGCTGTTACATGGAACGGGCCAAGGGCGCAGGATTGCAACTGCCGTCTGCCCTCGATCTTGACCCCTGGCCGCCCGCTCTTCTTCACAACTCATGGCTCGCCATCGCGGTCGAGTTCGAGCTCTTGACGCCCTGGTACTCCAAGGACGACCGGCTCTTTCACGTGCTGGACAACCCGGTGCGGAAGGATCGCGTGTTTGGTGTGCCGTACATGGCGGCAGCGAGCTGGAAGGGCATGCTCCGGTGGGCCTGCCGGATGCAAGACGGACTGCGAGACCACCTCGAGAGCGGCAAGCGCTTTGAGGAATGGAACGACCCCGAATGGGTACTTCACCTCTTCGGCAACGAGAAGGGGGAAGAAGAAGACTTCCACCAGGGGGCGTTGGGCTTCTACCCGACCTGGTTCGACAAGATCGGCTTCGAGGTGATCAACCCGCACGACCGCAGCCGCCGCGCCGGCACTCAACCCATCTACTACGAGGTGGTACCGGGACGGCGGCCCAAAGCGGGAGGTTCAAACGCGGACCAGGAAGGCGGAAAAGGCTTTCTGTGCCTGCTGTATGCCCCTTGGCCGGGGATGAAAGCCGAAACGAAGCCGGAAGAAGTGTTGCACCACCTGCTGGAAGCTATCGAAACCATGCTCACGGTCTACGGTGTCTCGGCCAAGCGCACCGTGGGCTGGGGCACGGCGGAGATCAAGAAGTGGCGCGCGTGGAAAAAGGAGACACCAGACAACAACCCCATCGAGGCGGACAATCGTGAGGGGCTTTTGCAGCAAATATTTCCGAAATCCGGAGGTGGGTCATGA
- a CDS encoding AAA family ATPase, with protein MRQAWGVALHPVLQEKLTAGLEPVSVEGWTRRDTRLPAIRNKVHTGLGMRRVGKTTFLRQLQQEQQQALGPQRAVYLSFDDDRLADLSLSQLDALLEEYYRTFPEFRNYPLILTDAPKGPSLSHTLVLPSRLRCPPEKVAEPT; from the coding sequence ATGCGACAGGCTTGGGGCGTGGCTTTGCACCCGGTGCTCCAAGAGAAGCTGACGGCGGGGCTGGAGCCGGTTTCGGTAGAAGGCTGGACACGGCGGGACACACGCCTTCCGGCGATCCGCAACAAGGTGCATACCGGGCTGGGCATGCGGCGGGTTGGCAAGACCACCTTCCTGCGCCAGCTGCAGCAGGAACAGCAGCAGGCCCTGGGCCCGCAGCGCGCGGTGTACCTGAGCTTTGATGACGACCGCCTGGCCGACCTGTCGCTCTCTCAGCTGGATGCGCTCCTCGAGGAGTACTACCGCACCTTTCCCGAGTTTCGCAACTACCCGCTCATTCTCACCGACGCTCCTAAAGGTCCTTCTCTCAGCCACACTCTCGTGCTTCCCTCTCGACTGCGTTGCCCGCCAGAAAAGGTGGCGGAACCCACTTGA